The DNA segment GATCATTTCAATCATCATTTAAGGAATCAAGATCGTCCAAAAGAGTAGCCGGAGGTGTGACAACTGATCGTGAAGAAACCAACTTCTGTACCTTCTCAATGACAATaggaaaaaattgatttttaagtgCGGGAATCAATAGCTTCACAAACTCATCCAAATCCGAATCTGCAGCTGGTATCGATTCATGTGAAGATGAAGATAAAGTCTTTCCACAAGAAATACACAGAGTTTGGCCGTAGTAGCCTTTGGCTTCAGATCCAAGACCAAATACTCTTCGCTTTTTTCCTCCTCCGGCAGCTTGgtaatatgattcaatttgatCAATAACAGATTCTGATAATGTTTTTTCTCATaatatttcttcaaatctttCCTGTAATAGTGTAATTCAAATTATAACGAATTGTACTTACAAATGATTAGATACCAAAAAgtactttaaactaaaaaatgagAACTAAGTAAACTACTACATTAAGATTTAATCTTACATGGACGATTCGGGGAACGTTCATCAACGAAAGATTTTCCATAATGACCATGTGTGTGAACATGCAAATGTAACTCACTTGGTGTCGGATCTCGACCCATTTCAGCAGCCTGTTAAAAAAGGGGTTGAGCATTGTACTAGAACAAAACTGCTGGAACATTTCATATAAGCCAGAAATGTTTGTAAAGCCATAATTCAAGTGGAACATAGTTGGTCATCAGGTAAATATTATTAGTCGCGTGGTCAGAAC comes from the Capsicum annuum cultivar UCD-10X-F1 unplaced genomic scaffold, UCD10Xv1.1 ctg77569, whole genome shotgun sequence genome and includes:
- the LOC124894809 gene encoding uncharacterized protein LOC124894809, translating into AAEMGRDPTPSELHLHVHTHGHYGKSFVDERSPNRPSAGGGKKRRVFGLGSEAKGYYGQTLCISCGKTLSSSSHESIPAADSDLDEFVKLLIPALKNQFFPIVIEKVQKLVSSRSVVTPPATLLDDLDSLNDD